A section of the Arcobacter roscoffensis genome encodes:
- a CDS encoding HD domain-containing phosphohydrolase, producing MKLEDMKIISIDDNENNLFLIEAFCNDMGLNIKSFSEPLDALLHVLNNPVDMILIDYMMPQLNGLDFIKEFRKNNTKVPIIMITAANDQDIHNDAFQAGANDFLNKPVNATLFKARVLNLLNLYKNTLLIEDKAKLLEEEVVIATKELIEREHETLSILGKTAEYKDPETASHVSRVAHYSKMLAREYGLSPKEQDIIYYASPFHDLGKVGIEDDILLKPGRLDKEEFDVMKTHAHIGYEILKDSKSEYLQAGATIAINHHEKYDGSGYPKGLKGEDIHIYGRIVAVVDVFDALTSHRPYKKAWTFEDALNLLIEEKGKHFDPKVVELFVENIDEVKNIYNSFQEEN from the coding sequence TTGAAACTAGAAGATATGAAGATTATTTCTATTGATGATAATGAAAACAATTTATTTTTAATCGAAGCTTTTTGTAATGATATGGGGCTTAATATAAAAAGCTTCTCTGAGCCATTAGATGCACTTTTGCATGTATTAAATAATCCTGTTGACATGATACTAATAGATTATATGATGCCTCAACTAAATGGTCTTGATTTTATTAAAGAGTTTAGAAAGAATAATACAAAAGTGCCTATAATTATGATTACAGCAGCAAATGACCAAGATATACATAATGATGCTTTTCAAGCAGGGGCTAATGACTTTTTAAATAAACCAGTAAATGCAACTTTATTTAAAGCAAGAGTTTTAAACTTACTAAATTTATATAAAAATACTCTTTTGATTGAAGATAAAGCTAAACTTTTAGAAGAAGAAGTAGTAATTGCAACAAAAGAGCTTATTGAAAGAGAACATGAAACACTAAGTATTTTAGGTAAAACAGCAGAATACAAAGACCCAGAAACAGCTTCACATGTATCAAGAGTTGCACACTATTCTAAAATGCTAGCAAGAGAGTATGGATTAAGCCCAAAAGAGCAGGATATTATTTACTATGCTTCACCTTTCCATGATTTAGGAAAAGTAGGAATTGAAGATGATATTTTATTAAAACCTGGAAGATTAGATAAAGAAGAGTTTGATGTTATGAAAACACATGCTCACATTGGTTATGAAATACTAAAAGACTCTAAAAGTGAATATCTTCAAGCAGGTGCTACTATTGCTATTAATCATCATGAAAAGTATGATGGCTCTGGTTACCCAAAGGGTTTAAAAGGTGAAGATATTCATATTTATGGAAGAATAGTCGCTGTTGTTGATGTATTTGATGCTTTAACATCTCATAGACCATATAAAAAAGCCTGGACTTTTGAGGATGCTTTGAATCTTTTAATAGAAGAAAAAGGTAAACATTTTGATCCAAAAGTTGTTGAACTTTTTGTTGAGAATATTGACGAAGTAAAAAATATCTATAACTCATTTCAAGAAGAAAACTAA
- a CDS encoding ATP-binding protein has protein sequence MKNFSIKVKLILLFILIKVIPLLIITYIAYTGAIKLEEYLQNSTRFLFNQNKEIIMNTANESIEDSIKNLDKKSQLAIERLSFEIAQKVAAFLYERDKDILLLSNLELNKNTLESFYNNKTKEIILHEDYIYDDKINTWKSTKQPSKEKYELLEASIKDNEKEFNYTNPIKFSKKSIPLYKEINYFDLKGNELYKVSQINPNLLNISEKQNTYINSESYFEKIQNLKKGEIYVSEVIGEQLHTKVIGNFSKQKAQKANISFKPENYAYAGKENPVGKKFEGIIRFVTPIYKDGKKRGYISLALDHEHIMQFTDTINPTSNNPIQNISDASNGNYAFMWDHKGKNISHPRDYFIVGYDKNTGKPAMPWLSSDTAKKYYNSNIEINEFLSSYPTFENQSLKKKPNIKQLKDNGNIGLDCRYLNFAPQCKGWMQVTEDGGYGSFIIYWSKVWKLTTAATIPYYTGQYANSKRGFGFVTIGANVEEFHAAANDTKRNINKILRHQTEQMKEIVDDNTFEVETFIKSLINELTVLTFIMIIFIIAVAIWMSNYISSKIEKLLIGTKKFANNDFDYKIEVKSNDEIGNLEKSFNEMAHKIKILLTEQKELNIHLEEKVDNKTKQLVQINQSLEKQIEQRTQSLQKALENTKKADEAKSTFLANMSHEIRTPLNAIIGFSDILCKSKSLDIHGVKQARIIQSSANSLLSIINDILDISKIESGNFDITIDNTDLYFISEHVIELFSKNAIEKNLKLIFNIDHRIPMCILTDGVRVRQVLSNLLSNAIKFTPQHGKVELNISLQSISDGKATINFEIKDTGIGIPDDKLDNVFRPFIQVDHKSTREFEGTGLGLSICSHIIEALGSKIGIKSSIGLGTSFFFDLTFDVCDDSIHTNKEYLHHLNFKVENTDNDLYHYIKRYLSIFGTININKSSSKDIYIFNYNKDHNLDDFRQLHKDNPILILFEYEEDLSKLILEDNEQALSLPFYASKVNDALQELQKKAVDSMPSINEDSLLESFNGNILVAEDNLANQELISYILESFGLNYNIKPNGKETLDEFISKPEAYDLVLMDINMPIMDGIEAFNAIREHEKQHALGTIPIIALTANAIKGDRERFLNIGMNEYLSKPVNTNELKFLFDKFLNKKEAMHSKPSLEESNLSKKEVVETFEIDIDKVISKLGVSKNIAIMIIEKFKKEIHKDLDELHSFIQDNDHENISAKAHYIKNSCLNLALDDICLNLQSLESCEELSSLEIQKIYNSLKNKINSLK, from the coding sequence ATGAAAAACTTCTCAATTAAAGTAAAACTAATACTTCTATTTATTTTAATAAAAGTGATTCCTTTACTTATAATTACTTATATTGCATACACAGGTGCTATTAAACTAGAAGAGTATCTTCAAAATAGTACAAGGTTTTTATTTAATCAAAATAAAGAGATTATAATGAATACTGCCAATGAATCAATTGAAGATAGTATTAAAAATTTAGATAAGAAGTCTCAATTAGCCATTGAAAGGCTATCTTTTGAAATTGCTCAAAAAGTAGCAGCTTTTTTGTATGAAAGAGATAAAGATATACTATTATTATCAAATTTAGAACTTAATAAAAATACTTTAGAAAGTTTTTATAACAATAAGACTAAAGAAATTATTCTTCATGAGGATTATATTTATGATGATAAGATAAATACTTGGAAAAGTACAAAACAACCCTCAAAAGAAAAATATGAACTACTTGAGGCAAGTATAAAAGATAATGAAAAAGAGTTTAATTATACAAACCCTATTAAATTTAGTAAGAAATCTATTCCACTTTATAAAGAAATAAACTATTTTGATTTAAAAGGAAATGAACTATATAAGGTTTCACAAATAAATCCTAATTTATTAAATATTTCAGAAAAACAAAACACTTATATAAACTCTGAGAGCTATTTCGAAAAAATTCAAAACCTGAAAAAAGGTGAGATATATGTATCAGAAGTAATTGGAGAACAACTACACACAAAAGTAATAGGAAACTTTAGTAAACAAAAAGCACAAAAAGCAAATATTTCTTTTAAGCCTGAAAATTATGCTTATGCAGGAAAAGAAAATCCTGTAGGTAAAAAGTTTGAAGGTATTATAAGATTTGTAACTCCAATTTATAAAGATGGCAAAAAAAGAGGATATATCTCACTTGCTTTGGATCATGAACATATTATGCAATTTACAGATACAATAAATCCTACTAGTAACAACCCTATTCAAAATATCTCTGATGCAAGCAATGGGAACTATGCTTTTATGTGGGATCATAAAGGGAAAAACATCTCTCACCCAAGAGACTATTTTATTGTAGGATATGATAAGAATACAGGTAAACCTGCTATGCCTTGGCTAAGTAGTGATACTGCAAAAAAATATTATAACTCAAATATAGAAATAAATGAATTTCTATCTTCATACCCTACTTTTGAAAATCAAAGTTTAAAGAAAAAACCAAATATAAAACAGTTAAAAGATAATGGAAATATTGGACTTGATTGTAGATATTTAAACTTTGCTCCTCAATGTAAAGGATGGATGCAAGTAACTGAAGATGGAGGTTATGGTTCATTTATTATCTATTGGAGTAAGGTATGGAAACTAACAACTGCTGCTACCATTCCATATTATACAGGTCAATATGCAAATTCAAAAAGAGGTTTTGGATTTGTAACAATTGGAGCAAATGTAGAAGAGTTTCATGCAGCGGCAAATGACACAAAAAGAAATATAAATAAAATATTAAGACATCAAACAGAACAAATGAAAGAAATAGTAGATGATAATACTTTTGAGGTAGAAACATTTATTAAATCTTTAATAAATGAACTTACAGTTCTTACTTTTATTATGATTATTTTTATAATAGCAGTTGCTATTTGGATGTCTAATTATATATCTTCTAAAATTGAAAAACTTCTTATTGGTACTAAAAAATTCGCAAACAATGATTTTGACTATAAAATAGAAGTAAAATCAAATGATGAAATAGGTAATCTAGAAAAGTCATTTAATGAAATGGCACATAAAATAAAAATATTATTAACTGAGCAAAAAGAGTTAAATATACACTTAGAAGAAAAAGTTGATAATAAAACTAAACAATTAGTTCAAATTAATCAATCTTTAGAAAAGCAAATAGAACAAAGAACACAAAGTCTTCAAAAGGCTTTAGAAAATACAAAAAAAGCCGATGAAGCGAAGTCAACATTCCTAGCAAATATGAGTCATGAAATTAGAACCCCTTTAAATGCTATTATTGGTTTCTCTGACATCCTTTGCAAATCTAAATCTTTAGATATTCATGGAGTTAAGCAAGCTAGAATTATTCAATCTAGTGCTAACTCTTTATTATCTATTATTAATGACATCCTTGACATTTCTAAAATTGAAAGTGGTAATTTTGACATTACTATTGACAATACTGATTTATATTTTATCTCTGAGCATGTTATTGAGCTTTTCTCTAAAAATGCTATTGAAAAAAATCTTAAACTTATTTTTAACATTGACCATAGAATCCCTATGTGTATCTTAACTGATGGTGTTAGAGTAAGACAAGTTCTATCTAACCTTTTATCTAATGCTATTAAGTTTACTCCTCAGCATGGCAAGGTTGAACTTAATATCTCTTTACAAAGCATCTCTGATGGCAAAGCTACTATTAACTTTGAAATTAAAGATACTGGTATTGGTATTCCTGATGACAAGCTTGACAATGTTTTCAGACCTTTTATTCAAGTTGACCACAAGTCTACTAGGGAGTTTGAGGGTACTGGTTTAGGTCTAAGTATTTGTTCTCATATTATTGAGGCTTTAGGTTCTAAAATTGGTATTAAAAGTTCTATTGGTTTAGGTACTTCTTTTTTCTTTGATTTAACATTTGATGTTTGTGACGATTCTATTCATACTAACAAAGAGTATTTACATCATTTAAATTTCAAGGTTGAGAATACTGACAATGATTTATATCATTACATTAAAAGGTATTTATCTATCTTTGGTACTATTAACATTAACAAATCTTCATCTAAAGATATTTACATCTTCAATTACAATAAAGATCATAATTTAGATGATTTTAGACAATTACACAAAGACAATCCTATCTTAATTTTATTTGAATATGAAGAAGACTTATCTAAGCTTATTTTAGAAGACAACGAGCAAGCATTATCTTTACCTTTTTATGCTTCTAAGGTTAATGATGCTTTACAGGAACTTCAGAAAAAAGCTGTTGATTCTATGCCTTCAATTAATGAAGACTCTTTATTGGAGTCTTTTAATGGAAACATTTTAGTTGCTGAGGACAATCTTGCTAATCAGGAGTTAATCTCTTATATTTTAGAAAGTTTCGGTCTTAATTATAATATCAAACCTAATGGGAAAGAAACTTTAGATGAGTTTATTTCTAAACCTGAGGCTTATGATTTAGTTTTAATGGATATTAACATGCCTATTATGGATGGTATTGAGGCATTTAATGCCATTAGAGAACATGAAAAGCAACATGCTTTAGGTACTATTCCTATTATTGCTTTAACTGCTAATGCAATTAAAGGTGACAGGGAAAGATTTTTAAACATTGGTATGAACGAGTATTTATCTAAGCCTGTTAATACTAATGAGTTAAAGTTTTTATTTGACAAATTTTTAAACAAAAAAGAAGCTATGCACTCTAAGCCATCTTTAGAGGAAAGTAATTTAAGCAAGAAGGAAGTTGTTGAGACTTTTGAGATTGACATTGACAAGGTTATTTCTAAGCTTGGGGTTTCTAAGAACATTGCTATTATGATTATTGAAAAGTTCAAAAAGGAAATTCACAAGGATTTAGATGAACTTCATTCTTTTATTCAAGACAATGACCATGAAAATATCTCTGCTAAGGCTCATTATATTAAAAACTCTTGTTTGAATCTTGCTTTAGATGACATTTGTCTTAATCTTCAATCTCTTGAAAGTTGTGAAGAGTTAAGCTCTTTAGAGATTCAAAAAATTTACAATAGTTTAAAAAATAAAATAAATTCACTAAAATAA
- a CDS encoding PAS domain-containing protein, protein MDNINNIIESQFFNNCPTSAIVFEDKDLKKIVNVSANIKTLTSYDKNEFLLNNILFQNLIEKSDLEEILKVFSTNTNNNFELPIFTITDKKKKHKHIKANANIENGFYVLFLNDITNEYKAKKANNIDSVLYLLPDLLWMKDKDGTYLNCNKKFEEFFGAKKEQIIGKTDYDFVDKQLGDFFRKHDLEAMNSNIPVSNFEELTFSNDKHKEYCLTIKTKMLDENNELSGILGIARDISEIKKLQDTLEAEKVKYKKLLEQSSDAIFIVDENAKVIEVSKEFCKVLGYTKKEALNLYVWDFEAIHKKEQIKENIKKDLKSPMGFESKYITKDGLLIDVSIKITSIKINHKAYTYSSFRDITKEKELQDKILKQKNEFESIFNYSQDSIVIIDFNFKILNFNDAFIKLTTYEKEEINNLCYIDLIIKEDKTKFLNAIHNASKLGHSEYFEKSILVKENRRIIVSICISSLPNKDNFLLTIKDITSKKTLEKQSKLASMGEMIGNIAHQWRQPLSVITMNASGLKLQSQLNTLEQKDIDTCVDSIMKQAKYLSNTIDNFRNFIKGNKDEIIQVSIKEVIEDTLTLVQASLKNNYIQAILDIDDYKIYGNKNELIEAFINIINNSKDALKQNVKNESDRFIFIKTVKHKNELELLIYDSALGIPDNIIDKIFEPYFTTKHKSNGTGLGLAIVDRVLRQRHNAQINVFNKEFVYNNITYKGCCFSIVFKE, encoded by the coding sequence TTGGATAACATTAACAATATTATCGAAAGCCAATTTTTTAACAACTGCCCTACTTCAGCAATAGTTTTTGAAGACAAAGATTTAAAAAAAATAGTAAACGTATCAGCAAATATAAAAACACTAACATCTTATGATAAAAATGAATTTCTATTAAATAATATTTTATTTCAAAACCTTATTGAAAAAAGTGATTTAGAAGAAATTTTAAAAGTATTTTCCACAAATACAAATAACAACTTTGAACTTCCAATATTTACAATAACTGATAAAAAAAAGAAACATAAACATATAAAAGCAAATGCAAATATTGAAAATGGCTTTTATGTTTTATTTTTAAATGATATTACAAATGAGTATAAAGCAAAAAAAGCAAATAACATAGATTCTGTTCTGTATCTTCTTCCTGACTTACTTTGGATGAAAGATAAAGATGGAACTTATCTTAATTGTAATAAAAAATTTGAAGAGTTTTTTGGAGCAAAAAAAGAACAAATTATAGGAAAAACCGACTATGATTTTGTAGATAAACAGTTAGGTGACTTTTTTAGGAAGCATGACTTAGAGGCTATGAATAGCAATATTCCCGTATCAAACTTTGAAGAGTTAACATTTTCAAATGATAAGCATAAAGAGTATTGCCTTACAATCAAAACAAAAATGCTAGATGAAAACAATGAATTATCTGGTATTTTAGGAATAGCTAGAGATATAAGTGAAATAAAAAAATTACAAGACACTTTAGAAGCAGAAAAAGTAAAATATAAAAAACTTTTAGAACAATCCTCTGATGCTATTTTTATAGTTGATGAAAATGCAAAAGTTATTGAGGTAAGTAAAGAATTTTGTAAAGTACTGGGTTATACAAAAAAAGAAGCTTTAAATCTTTATGTTTGGGATTTTGAAGCAATTCACAAAAAAGAGCAAATAAAAGAAAATATAAAAAAAGATTTAAAAAGCCCAATGGGTTTTGAGTCTAAATATATCACAAAAGATGGCTTACTGATTGATGTATCAATTAAAATTACTAGTATAAAAATTAATCATAAAGCATATACCTATAGTTCGTTTAGAGATATTACAAAAGAAAAAGAACTTCAAGATAAAATATTAAAACAAAAAAATGAATTTGAATCAATATTTAACTACTCTCAAGATAGTATTGTGATTATTGATTTTAACTTTAAAATTTTAAATTTCAATGATGCTTTCATAAAATTAACTACATATGAAAAAGAAGAGATAAATAACTTATGTTATATAGACTTAATTATAAAAGAAGATAAAACTAAATTTTTAAATGCTATACATAATGCTTCAAAACTTGGACATAGTGAATACTTTGAAAAAAGTATTCTAGTAAAAGAGAATAGACGAATAATAGTTAGCATTTGTATCTCTTCCTTACCAAATAAAGATAATTTTTTACTAACAATAAAAGACATTACAAGTAAAAAAACCTTAGAAAAACAATCTAAACTAGCTTCCATGGGAGAAATGATAGGTAATATTGCCCATCAATGGAGACAACCTTTAAGTGTTATAACTATGAATGCAAGTGGCTTAAAACTTCAATCACAACTAAACACTTTGGAACAAAAAGATATTGATACTTGTGTAGATAGTATTATGAAACAAGCAAAATACCTTTCAAATACAATTGACAACTTTAGAAACTTTATTAAAGGCAATAAAGATGAGATAATACAAGTATCAATTAAAGAAGTTATTGAAGATACTCTAACTTTAGTTCAGGCATCTCTTAAAAACAACTATATTCAAGCTATATTAGATATTGATGATTATAAAATTTATGGAAATAAAAATGAACTAATTGAAGCTTTTATAAATATCATAAATAATAGTAAAGATGCTCTAAAACAAAATGTAAAAAATGAAAGTGATAGATTTATTTTTATAAAGACAGTTAAACATAAAAATGAACTTGAACTTTTGATTTACGATAGTGCCCTTGGGATTCCTGATAATATCATAGATAAAATATTTGAACCCTACTTTACTACAAAACATAAATCAAACGGTACAGGCTTAGGCCTTGCCATAGTTGACAGAGTCTTAAGGCAAAGACATAATGCACAAATTAATGTATTTAATAAAGAATTTGTATATAATAATATAACTTATAAAGGTTGCTGTTTTAGTATAGTTTTTAAAGAATAA
- a CDS encoding heme NO-binding domain-containing protein: MRGVIFTEMIEFVEEALGFDVADKMIEKAMLENHGAFSQGGNYPFDHMVKLLTALSEITGKAPNDLLFIFGKHLFSTLVKLYGKDIKSVGNALDFIDSVEEYVHVEVKKLYPDADLPKFETVQKDEESLELVYKSSKRLEAFAHGLIEACGEYFNEPLDVKYKTVCDEPYEVKFTIKKI, encoded by the coding sequence ATGAGAGGTGTAATTTTTACAGAAATGATAGAGTTTGTAGAAGAAGCTTTAGGTTTTGATGTTGCAGATAAAATGATAGAAAAAGCTATGCTTGAAAACCATGGAGCCTTTTCTCAAGGTGGTAATTATCCTTTTGATCATATGGTGAAACTATTAACAGCTTTATCTGAAATAACAGGGAAAGCCCCAAATGATCTTTTATTTATTTTTGGAAAACATCTATTTTCTACACTTGTAAAACTATATGGAAAAGATATTAAAAGTGTGGGAAATGCTCTTGATTTTATTGATAGTGTAGAAGAGTATGTTCACGTAGAAGTTAAAAAACTTTATCCTGATGCTGATTTACCAAAGTTTGAAACAGTTCAAAAAGATGAAGAAAGTTTAGAACTTGTATATAAATCAAGCAAAAGATTAGAAGCCTTTGCTCATGGTCTTATTGAAGCATGTGGAGAGTACTTTAATGAACCACTTGATGTAAAATATAAAACTGTTTGTGATGAACCTTATGAAGTTAAGTTTACTATAAAGAAAATCTAA
- a CDS encoding ATP-binding protein: MNLSKKILSPFINPFTGPIFVITIILTVSMVFIIPKYTNANNKTQMEEKALELIDNLKKTRAYYTEKIISKIKGHENININFDHETNTKTIPLPATLLHDLSLLLPKNEIEIKMYSNYPFPNRENRVLKEHEKMTLSYLVNNPSEIYTQEISSNSTKKYKVAIADVFTDMSCVNCHNTRADTPKNNWKLGDVRGVIEVSMPYRNEFILTTQQTLIMVSILIFFILILAIHYNIISEKNEKQHKEAKETLESEVENRTQDLRNANKLLNQYKRAVDLSAIVSKTDKNGKITYVNDAFIKISKYTQEELIGENHNIVRHPDMPTSLFEEVWNTILSKQIWKGQIKNKDKEGKDYYVNTTIVPILNYENEIEEFLAIRLDITDVIISQIKAQKADEAKSTFLANMSHEIRTPLNAIIGFSDILCKSKSLDIHGVKQARIIQSSANSLLSIINDILDISKIESGNFDITIDNTDLYFISEHVIELFSKNAIEKNLKLIFNIDHRIPMCILTDGVRVRQVLSNLLSNAIKFTPQHGKVELNISLQSISDGKATINFEIKDTGIGIPDDKLDNVFRPFIQVDHKSTREFEGTGLGLSICSHIIEALGSKIGIKSSIGLGTSFFFDLTFDVCDDSIHTNKEYLHHLNFKVENTDNDLYHYIKRYLSIFGTININKSSSKDIYIFNYNKDHNLDDFRQLHKDNPILILFEYEEDLSKLILEDNEQALSLPFYASKVNDALQELQKKAVDSMPSINEDSLLESFNGNILVAEDNLANQELISYILESFGLNYNIKPNGKETLDEFISKPEAYDLVLMDINMPIMDGIEAFNAIREHEKQHALGTIPIIALTANAIKGDRERFLNIGMNEYLSKPVNTNELKFLFDKFLNKKEAMHSKPSLEESNLSKKEVVETFEIDIDKVISKLGVSKNIAIMIIEKFKKEIHKDLDELHSFIQDNDHENISAKAHYIKNSCLNLALDDICLNLQSLENSMDLSVNEINDCFNYIRKQLSSIKA; encoded by the coding sequence ATGAATTTAAGCAAAAAAATTTTAAGTCCTTTTATTAATCCCTTTACTGGTCCAATTTTTGTAATTACTATAATACTTACTGTATCTATGGTTTTTATTATTCCAAAGTATACAAATGCAAACAATAAAACTCAAATGGAAGAAAAAGCTTTAGAACTTATTGATAATTTAAAAAAAACTAGAGCTTACTATACGGAAAAAATAATAAGTAAAATTAAAGGTCATGAGAATATAAATATTAATTTTGATCACGAAACAAATACAAAAACTATTCCTCTACCTGCAACACTTTTACATGATTTGAGTTTGCTATTACCTAAGAATGAAATTGAAATTAAAATGTATAGTAATTATCCTTTTCCAAATAGAGAAAACAGAGTTCTAAAAGAACATGAAAAGATGACTCTTTCATATTTAGTGAATAACCCTTCTGAGATTTACACACAAGAAATTTCTTCTAATAGTACAAAAAAATACAAAGTTGCTATTGCTGATGTATTTACTGATATGTCTTGTGTAAATTGTCACAATACAAGAGCAGATACTCCTAAAAACAATTGGAAATTAGGTGATGTAAGAGGAGTTATTGAAGTTAGTATGCCATATAGAAATGAGTTTATTTTAACAACTCAACAAACTTTGATAATGGTTTCAATATTAATATTCTTTATTCTAATTTTAGCGATTCACTATAATATCATTTCAGAAAAAAATGAAAAGCAACATAAAGAAGCAAAAGAAACACTAGAATCAGAAGTAGAAAATAGAACTCAAGATTTAAGAAATGCTAATAAGCTTTTAAACCAATATAAAAGAGCCGTTGACTTAAGTGCCATAGTATCAAAGACAGACAAGAATGGAAAAATTACATATGTAAATGATGCCTTTATTAAAATATCTAAATATACGCAAGAAGAATTAATAGGTGAGAATCACAATATAGTAAGACATCCTGATATGCCAACTAGTCTATTTGAAGAAGTATGGAATACAATTTTAAGTAAACAAATATGGAAAGGACAGATAAAGAATAAAGATAAAGAAGGAAAAGATTACTATGTAAATACTACTATTGTTCCTATCTTAAATTACGAAAATGAAATAGAAGAGTTCTTGGCTATTAGACTTGATATTACTGATGTAATAATCTCTCAAATCAAAGCACAAAAAGCAGATGAAGCGAAATCAACATTCCTAGCAAATATGAGTCATGAAATTAGAACCCCTTTAAATGCTATTATTGGTTTCTCTGACATCCTTTGCAAATCTAAATCTTTAGATATTCATGGAGTTAAGCAAGCTAGAATTATTCAATCTAGTGCTAACTCTTTATTATCTATTATTAATGACATCCTTGACATTTCTAAAATTGAAAGTGGTAATTTTGACATTACTATTGACAATACTGATTTATATTTTATCTCTGAGCATGTTATTGAGCTTTTCTCTAAAAATGCTATTGAAAAAAATCTTAAACTTATTTTTAACATTGACCATAGAATCCCTATGTGTATCTTAACTGATGGTGTTAGAGTAAGACAAGTTCTATCTAACCTTTTATCTAATGCTATTAAGTTTACTCCTCAGCATGGCAAGGTTGAACTTAATATCTCTTTACAAAGCATCTCTGATGGCAAAGCTACTATTAACTTTGAAATTAAAGATACTGGTATTGGTATTCCTGATGACAAGCTTGACAATGTTTTCAGACCTTTTATTCAAGTTGACCACAAGTCTACTAGGGAGTTTGAGGGTACTGGTTTAGGTCTAAGTATTTGTTCTCATATTATTGAGGCTTTAGGTTCTAAAATTGGTATTAAAAGTTCTATTGGTTTAGGTACTTCTTTTTTCTTTGATTTAACATTTGATGTTTGTGACGATTCTATTCATACTAACAAAGAGTATTTACATCATTTAAATTTCAAGGTTGAGAATACTGACAATGATTTATATCATTACATTAAAAGGTATTTATCTATCTTTGGTACTATTAACATTAACAAATCTTCATCTAAAGATATTTACATCTTCAATTACAATAAAGATCATAATTTAGATGATTTTAGACAATTACACAAAGACAATCCTATCTTAATTTTATTTGAATATGAAGAAGACTTATCTAAGCTTATTTTAGAAGACAACGAGCAAGCATTATCTTTACCTTTTTATGCTTCTAAGGTTAATGATGCTTTACAGGAACTTCAGAAAAAAGCTGTTGATTCTATGCCTTCAATTAATGAAGACTCTTTATTGGAGTCTTTTAATGGAAACATTTTAGTTGCTGAGGACAATCTTGCTAATCAGGAGTTAATCTCTTATATTTTAGAAAGTTTCGGTCTTAATTATAATATCAAACCTAATGGGAAAGAAACTTTAGATGAGTTTATTTCTAAACCTGAGGCTTATGATTTAGTTTTAATGGATATTAACATGCCTATTATGGATGGTATTGAGGCATTTAATGCCATTAGAGAACATGAAAAGCAACATGCTTTAGGTACTATTCCTATTATTGCTTTAACTGCTAATGCAATTAAAGGTGACAGGGAAAGATTTTTAAACATTGGTATGAACGAGTATTTATCTAAGCCTGTTAATACTAATGAGTTAAAGTTTTTATTTGACAAATTTTTAAACAAAAAAGAAGCTATGCACTCTAAGCCATCTTTAGAGGAAAGTAATTTAAGCAAGAAGGAAGTTGTTGAGACTTTTGAGATTGACATTGACAAGGTTATTTCTAAGCTTGGGGTTTCTAAGAACATTGCTATTATGATTATTGAAAAGTTCAAAAAGGAAATTCACAAGGATTTAGATGAACTTCATTCTTTTATTCAAGACAATGACCATGAAAATATCTCTGCTAAGGCTCATTATATTAAAAACTCTTGTTTGAATCTTGCTTTAGATGACATTTGTCTTAATCTTCAATCTCTTGAAAATTCTATGGATTTATCTGTGAATGAAATTAATGACTGTTTTAACTATATAAGAAAACAACTTAGTAGCATAAAGGCCTAA